A region from the Malus domestica chromosome 07, GDT2T_hap1 genome encodes:
- the LOC103438439 gene encoding phenylacetaldehyde reductase-like isoform X2 — MSTGQGKTVCVTGASGYIASWLVKLLLQKGYTVKATVRDPKDPKKTEHLRSLDGAKERLHLFKADLLEEGAFDAAVDGCQGVFHTASPVLISVTDPQIWYVLSKILAEEAGWKFAEGNGIDMVSMNPRLCIGPLLNPTLMTSVEQLLNVMSGTPTPFLNYPFVDVRDVASAHIQEFEVPSASGRYCLVGHVVDGFDTLKILRQLYPTLTLAEAVNPSDSKYQVSQEKAKGLGITFLPLETSLRDTIESLKEKGFIKI, encoded by the exons atgagtacTGGACAAGGGAAGACTGTATGTGTAACAGGAGCGTCTGGTTACATAGCATCATGGCTGGTGAAGCTCTTACTGCAGAAGGGTTATACTGTCAAAGCCACTGTTCGTGATCCAA aGGATCCAAAGAAAACAGAACACTTGCGCTCACTAGACGGGGCAAAAGAAAGACTTCATTTGTTCAAAGCAGACTTATTAGAAGAAGGAGCTTTCGATGCTGCCGTCGATGGATGCCAAGGTGTTTTTCATACAGCATCCCCTGTACTGATTTCAGTTACTGACCCTCAG ATATGGTATGTGCTCTCAAAAATATTAGCCGAGGAGGCTGGCTGGAAATTTGCTGAAGGAAATGGAATCGATATGGTGTCAATGAATCCTCGGTTGTGTATTGGTCCACTCTTAAATCCAACTCTTATGACCTCCGTTGAGCAGCTTCTGAATGTCATGAGTG GTACCCCAACACCGTTTCTAAATTACCCATTTGTAGACGTTAGAGATGTTGCCTCTGCTCATATTCAAGAATTTGAAGTTCCTTCAGCTAGTGGCAGATATTGTTTAGTTGGCCACGTTGTTGACGGATTCGATACCCTAAAGATTTTACGACAACTCTACCCTACTTTGACCCTTGCTGAGGCTGTCAATCCGTCAGACTCAAAGTATCAAGTGTCCCAGGAGAAAGCAAAAGGTTTGGGAATCACTTTCCTTCCTCTGGAAACAAGTCTTAGGGACACTATTGAAAGCCTCAAGGAGAAGGGCTTCATCAAGATTTGA
- the LOC103438439 gene encoding phenylacetaldehyde reductase-like isoform X1, translated as MSTGQGKTVCVTGASGYIASWLVKLLLQKGYTVKATVRDPKDPKKTEHLRSLDGAKERLHLFKADLLEEGAFDAAVDGCQGVFHTASPVLISVTDPQAELIDPAVKGTLNVLQSCAKFRSVMRVVLTSSIATVMMSGTPLTSDVVLDETWYSDKLFCEEHKIWYVLSKILAEEAGWKFAEGNGIDMVSMNPRLCIGPLLNPTLMTSVEQLLNVMSGTPTPFLNYPFVDVRDVASAHIQEFEVPSASGRYCLVGHVVDGFDTLKILRQLYPTLTLAEAVNPSDSKYQVSQEKAKGLGITFLPLETSLRDTIESLKEKGFIKI; from the exons atgagtacTGGACAAGGGAAGACTGTATGTGTAACAGGAGCGTCTGGTTACATAGCATCATGGCTGGTGAAGCTCTTACTGCAGAAGGGTTATACTGTCAAAGCCACTGTTCGTGATCCAA aGGATCCAAAGAAAACAGAACACTTGCGCTCACTAGACGGGGCAAAAGAAAGACTTCATTTGTTCAAAGCAGACTTATTAGAAGAAGGAGCTTTCGATGCTGCCGTCGATGGATGCCAAGGTGTTTTTCATACAGCATCCCCTGTACTGATTTCAGTTACTGACCCTCAG GCCGAATTAATTGACCCTGCAGTGAAGGGAACACTTAATGTTCTACAATCCTGCGCAAAATTTCGCAGTGTCATGAGAGTGGTTTTAACATCTTCAATTGCTACAGTCATGATGAGTGGAACACCTCTGACTTCTGAtgtggttttggatgaaacatGGTATTCggataaacttttttgtgagGAGCACAAG ATATGGTATGTGCTCTCAAAAATATTAGCCGAGGAGGCTGGCTGGAAATTTGCTGAAGGAAATGGAATCGATATGGTGTCAATGAATCCTCGGTTGTGTATTGGTCCACTCTTAAATCCAACTCTTATGACCTCCGTTGAGCAGCTTCTGAATGTCATGAGTG GTACCCCAACACCGTTTCTAAATTACCCATTTGTAGACGTTAGAGATGTTGCCTCTGCTCATATTCAAGAATTTGAAGTTCCTTCAGCTAGTGGCAGATATTGTTTAGTTGGCCACGTTGTTGACGGATTCGATACCCTAAAGATTTTACGACAACTCTACCCTACTTTGACCCTTGCTGAGGCTGTCAATCCGTCAGACTCAAAGTATCAAGTGTCCCAGGAGAAAGCAAAAGGTTTGGGAATCACTTTCCTTCCTCTGGAAACAAGTCTTAGGGACACTATTGAAAGCCTCAAGGAGAAGGGCTTCATCAAGATTTGA